ttttgatttgaaagtGGTGAAGCAGGAATATTTCCTGATCCAGTATACATAGACGACCCTTGTCCTCTGTATGAGTCGTACAACGCTTCAAGGTGGAAATATTGAATGGAGCAGTTAACTAGTCTAGGTATGTTACCTTTGGTATAGTtaatgaagttttgaagtAGAGTTGTACACCAGACTCTTCTCTCCTTAGGTGTATGAACCTCCCAATAATACCTTTTACCCATCTCACAAACAAATCCAGTTGGTGAGCCATCATCTAGCTCTAATGTTGTCAATTCGTCAAAATCCCAGGATCTCCCAATTTGTATGACCCCTGATGATGACTCTTTAGCCTTGTGCAATCTCATTCTACCAGATGCTTTAGCTGAGAGAATCAAgaatctattttttttatttgacaATGGACTGTTGGCTGGAGGTCTGGAACTTGGAGACCTTGAATCTTCAATTATTCTTACATAAGATACAAATGATTCTAATTTGTACCCTTGCGcatcaacttctttgaataagTATTTAGTGATGTTATGCATATCCATTTCATATTGTCTGGCCAAATCCATAGAATTCATGGGCTTATGAGTCGGGACAAACAGCCTTTGGCCTCCGCCGGTTTCACCATGGGATCTTTGTGACATTTTAGTCGTAAAGGTAAGGTACAGATTGACCAATGGAGCGAAGCaaattgaaacttcaaAGTCAAAATACAGCTCTTCATGTGGGCCTCCAAATAACAATCCATCAACTGTCCTTCACTCTAAAAAAGTTGCTCGCTTCTGAAAAACGAAACGGATATTTTTACAGAATCATATGTGCGGTGTATAAATAACACATGTACTTATACAGGTTACCTTTACAATATTAGGAAACAGGGTAATTTATTCATCCCTAACAGCTCCTTGTGTTTCTATGTCCAACTTCTTTGTTTCCTCTAGTTTTGTTAGTCTTTCCTTCAATCGCTCGTCTGCGTCGGTGATTCTATATCTACCGTACTCTTGATCTATAACTTCCAGTTCCAGTCCAGAATCGAGAATCTCTTTGTACTTAGGGTGAGGAATCTCCCAACTTAGATCGGTCTTTCCACAAATCCATGTGATTGCCTGGTCACAGTAACCcagaaattcaacatcaaattcaCAGTGGTTGATTGGATCTCGATTAATCAAAATTTGTGGGACATGAGCTGGTATTCTATTCACGATCTCGCTAACAGGAGCTACTTTCAATGAAGTACCTATGGTTATTAATAGATCACATTTCTCTATATCTTCCTTGATCGTATCATGATATCTATCAGGTAGGTTTTCACCAAAAAAAGTAATATCTGGCTTCATTACACCAAATGATTTGACATATTGAAATCTGGAAGAATAGCCCAACCCTTCATCTTCgtgtttttcaaattttttcaagagTGCTTTCCTTTCGGATTCACAGAAAGGACAATAGGCTATCTTCTTTGATCTTAAATTTGGATATAGAGTTTCCCCCGGGATGTTATATTTGCATGTAATACAGCTTGCAGTTGCAAAGGATCCGTGGCATTGGACCAACTTCTCTGGTAAAACCCCTACATTGCCTTCtaaattatcaatattCTGTGTGtaatttctcaaaagttTCCCTTTGTCTTGTAATAATTTGATGAAAGCATGTAATGGCGTCGATGAATCCTCTGGGGGTAAAATCATATATGCAATTGAATagaaaattgaaggatCACGCCTGAAAACATCCAACGAAAAAACCTCTTGTGGATCATCAAGACCtaaatttctcattttAGAATAGAAACCTTGTGATGACCGAAAATCCGGTATACCTAATGACGTTGAAATGCCTGCACCTGTTAGAATAATAATGTTTTCTGCCTTACTTAATGCATCAACTACGTGTTTGATTTCATGGAAATCGGGTAATCTTGTTCGTGTTCTTATAACTTTGTTGATGGCATTCTTCAAGCATGTTATAGATGCACGTAATATGACATCGGACGGTAAAGTCCTTAAGCCTCTTATTTTTGGTGGTTGAAATCCCAATAGTTTGACCAAAGTAAATATATCATCAGGAGTCGGCCCTGGAGGTAAAAAAAGATCCAAAAATTTACCATGCCCTTCGGTCTTTAAGTATTTACGTACTTGAGAGGAGACTTTTTTGGTGATACGTATTTCTGATAGCGGTGGTATAACCGCCTCTTTGTTGAATAAATCAAGACCTATGTCATCTTCCGGTGATGTTGGTTGTTCGAACTCGAGTTCACTGATATCACTAtcaccatcttcatcctcaGAATTGTCACTATTTTCATAATTATTATCGTTAGTTGCATTGGTGAAAGCTGTCTCTTCAATTGCTGAACTATCTTCACCATCAGAGTTGTCACTATTATCACTTGAACTACTGCTTATAACTTCAAGCTCTACCTTTTTGCCATCTAGCTGTATATAGTTTATACTATTCTTTTCCTTATCAGTTGTATCTGTACTACCGTTTCTGATGTCAGTTTGCACTGATAGACCTTGACTATAATCTACAGAACTGCTTCTTTTTGTGCGCTTGGGACGTGACTCATTGCTATCTACCGATGTCTCTGTTGAACTCATTCTATCGGGTCTTCCTCTATCGATTTCGACCATCTATGGATGCCTCTGAAACCAAGTTATGTTTTGCTTGGTTGTTACCTCCAgcttttgaagaatattaatcttgaaatttgaagtcttcaaaaaatttgGTTGGTCGTGTCGATTTTTCTCACAAATTTGGAGAACGACACATTTTCGAACATGAATATACAGtttacttttctttgcaGTCTCTGGAACCAAAGCCTCCAAGCACATAAAGTATGCCTGCAAAACATAGACCAGCAGTTCCTCCACTTCCTAGGTTAAGAGTGAAAAACCAAGTTGCAAAACAGCAAGCAAATCCATGTCTTGTGGTAATGTCACAAATGTTGAATTGTTGGGCGTCCAACGGAGAAGGTAATGCTGTATGTAGAGGCCTGGAAGTCGAGTTAAAGGGATGTATGGCAAAGGGTATCAAAGTTGCGCCACCTTCCAAACCAACCTTGAATTACCATGCTGCTAGATTACTACCAAAGATTCataaacaagaaaaatgaaCCAAACAATATATTTTATggtttttttatattagTCTCTCCCGATTTGAGAAAGAGATTTTGTCTAATTTGTTTAACGTGCTGTATATAACGCTATATTTTAAAGGAAAGTGAACCTATTTAGCTTATTTAAGGTGACACCCCTTGCTTTTCTTGTAATCCTTGaacctctttttttttataggGGCGAGATCAAATTGCTAAAATTTTAACGTACTTCAACAAGTCActtatttcctttttttccagcATACAATAACTAATCCGTTTTTTAAAAGCCAACCATGTGGAAATATACTAGATCGTGCCGATTGAACAGGAAATATTCCTCTTTTACTAAGTTGGGAAAAACATTTGGAGAAATAGAGAAGGATGTGGCTTCTAACAAGACTGAAAGTGTCATTGACAAAATCAAGGAGAACACTCTATATAaatcattttttcaagactacgaaaaattaaaaaaagaTTCGGACAGTGGTGTTAGTAGGATTACATCCTTTGAAGAACAGAAATCTTTCAAACAGGTTTTTGActatttatcaaaagaaacaaataaaatagGAGTTGTCAAATCGCTTGAAACGTTTGTCAATTTTCAGTCTCCGGTTCAACAAAAGAGTGGTGGGTtaagaaaggaaaataaGGGACAAGcatctttttttcaatcCACTTCGGGGCCTATCAATCTAGAG
The Pichia kudriavzevii chromosome 2, complete sequence DNA segment above includes these coding regions:
- a CDS encoding uncharacterized protein (PKUD0B01610; similar to Saccharomyces cerevisiae YDL042C (SIR2) and YOL068C (HST1); ancestral locus Anc_3.151), with the translated sequence MVEIDRGRPDRMSSTETSVDSNESRPKRTKRSSSVDYSQGLSVQTDIRNGSTDTTDKEKNSINYIQLDGKKVELEVISSSSSDNSDNSDGEDSSAIEETAFTNATNDNNYENSDNSEDEDGDSDISELEFEQPTSPEDDIGLDLFNKEAVIPPLSEIRITKKVSSQVRKYLKTEGHGKFLDLFLPPGPTPDDIFTLVKLLGFQPPKIRGLRTLPSDVILRASITCLKNAINKVIRTRTRLPDFHEIKHVVDALSKAENIIILTGAGISTSLGIPDFRSSQGFYSKMRNLGLDDPQEVFSLDVFRRDPSIFYSIAYMILPPEDSSTPLHAFIKLLQDKGKLLRNYTQNIDNLEGNVGVLPEKLVQCHGSFATASCITCKYNIPGETLYPNLRSKKIAYCPFCESERKALLKKFEKHEDEGLGYSSRFQYVKSFGVMKPDITFFGENLPDRYHDTIKEDIEKCDLLITIGTSLKVAPVSEIVNRIPAHVPQILINRDPINHCEFDVEFLGYCDQAITWICGKTDLSWEIPHPKYKEILDSGLELEVIDQEYGRYRITDADERLKERLTKLEETKKLDIETQGAVRDE
- a CDS encoding uncharacterized protein (PKUD0B01620; similar to Saccharomyces cerevisiae YDL045W-A (MRP10); ancestral locus Anc_3.145) — protein: MPAKHRPAVPPLPRLRVKNQVAKQQANPCLVVMSQMLNCWASNGEGNAVCRGLEVELKGCMAKGIKVAPPSKPTLNYHAARLLPKIHKQEK